A segment of the Cohnella algarum genome:
GCGAACGAAAACCAGTAGCCGCTCGTGTGCAGGTTCTCCTCCGGCAAATGGATCGGGCCCGAGCCGATATTTTCATGCGTGCGCATGCGGATTTTTTTGAAAATCGTCGGGCGGCTCGTGACGGCCACTTCCCCGTACTGGCGCAAGAGCCGGCCCGATCGGCGCTCCAGGTCGACTTGCAGGACCTTCAGCTCGATCGCCATGTTGGCGTCCGTGAAGTAATCGACGTCGACCTTGCGCACGTACGCTTTTTTCTCCGGATAATCGAGCTTCTCGACCTGGTACTGCACGCCTTCGTGCAAATAGATCGCTTCCTCGTGAATAAGCGTCGGGGCGCTGAACCGGTCGACTTCGCCGATCACCTTGTGGCCTTCGGTCATGTCGATGATGACGAAATTTTCCTGGGCGGCCGACCGGAGCGATATATTGTTGGCGGGAAAAGCCTGCTCCATCCAATACCAGCGATCCCCCGTTTGATGCAGCACCTTCTCCTCGGCGAGAAATTCGAGCAGGTCCGTCAGCTTCTCGCCTCCGAACTTGTCGCCGGCCTCGAACGGCAGCTCGTAGGCGGCGCATTTGACATGATCGAGCAAAATCAGCAGGTTGTCGGGATGAATGCGCGCCTCTTCCGGCGGCCTTCCCAAAAAATAATCCGGATTCTGGATCAAATACTGATCGAGCGGGTTGCTGCTGGCCACCAGAAACGTGACCGAGCTCGTATGCCTGCGCCCCGCCCGCCCGGATTGCTGCCACGTGCTCGCGATCGAACCGGGATACCCGTTCAGCACGCACGCCTGCAGCTGGCCGATGTCGATGCCCAGTTCCAGCGCGTTCGTGCTGACGACGCCCCGGATTTCGCCGGTGCGCAGCCCGTGCTCGATTTCCCGCCGGAGCTTGGGCAGGTAGCCGCCGCGATAGCCGCGAATCGATTTCGGTCCGAGCTCCCTTTTGACCAGTTCCTGCAAATAGGTCAATAAGATTTCCACTCTCACCCGGCTGCGCGCGAACACGATCGTCTGGATGCCGCTTTTCAGCAGCAGCGCGGCCAGCCGCTGGGATTCGAGCACGCTCGATCTGCGGATGCCGAGCTGCCGATTGACGACCGGGGGATTATAAAACACCATATGCTTCTCGCCGGACGGCGCCCCGTTGTCGTCGACGAGCTCGACCGGCTCGCCGACAAGCCGTTCCGCGTGCTCCTTCGGATTGCGGATCGTCGCCGAGGCGCACAAAAACTGCGGATCGCTGCCGTAAAACTTGCAAATCCGCTTGAGCCGGCGAATGACGTTGGCGACGTGGCTGCCGAACACCCCCCGGTACGCGTGAAGCTCGTCGATGACGATGTACTTCACGTTCTCGAACAGTTTGACCCATTTCGTATGATGCGGCAATATGGCCGAATGCAGCATGTCGGGATTGGTGACGACGATATGTCCCGCGTTGCGGATCGCCTGCCTGACGGTCGGCGGCGTGTCGCCGTCGTATGTATGCGTCTTGATGTCCGCCTCCATCCGGTTCGCCAGCTCCTGGAGCTCCGCGACCTGATCCTGGGCGAGCGCCTTCGTCGGAAACAGGTACAGCGCCCGCACGCTGTCGTCGGCCAGCAAATGCTGAAGCACCGGCAAATTGTAGCACAGCGTCTTGCCGGACGCGGTCGGCGTGACCGTCACGACGTGCTTCCCTTCCCGGACCGCCCGGTAAGCCGCCGCCTGATGCGTGTACAGCTCATGGATTCCTTTGCTCCGCAGCGCTTGCTCCAGCTTCGGAGCAAGCCGCTCGGGAAACGGAACCGTTCGCGCTTCCCTTGCCGGCTGCGTATGCCAATGCGTCACGTTTGCCATGATTTCCGGGTGGCTTCGCAGCATGTCCAGCCACTCTTCCACCGTCGCCGCTTTCCCCGTCCATGGATTCATGTTGATTTCTCCCCCGCCGTTCGTTCGATATTTCCCATTGTACAGAATATACGTTCGCACGGCAACGCATCCGCGAGGATAAAGCTTTGTCGAATCGAACGAATTTGCCGACAGAAGACCGCAGGCGGGAATAAAAAAACTCTATTTTCTGACTATTCCGACACCGGATGTCGGGTCCTGCGCTTTCCCGGGAAAAGTTTTATTTCCTCGCGATCCCGAAAACGCTTAAACGATCCTCATGTCCCTCCAGCGCTCTCGTTTCCGCCCCTGTAAGTCCCCTTCTTTGCCGCCACGCGTCCGCATTACCGCCCAAGCAGTCCATCCAGTCCCCTTCTTAGCCGTCTGCGCTCCTTATCATCCGAATCGAACGATACATCGTTTCCTCCGACCGCTCTTTCCGCATAGAACGCGAAGCCATTAGTTATCCTATCGACGGGAAGCAGCCGCTTCCGAATCGATAACGAATCCATCACGACGGGAGGATGCACAAGCGATGGCAAAGCCGGACGACCGTTCCGATAACGTGGAGCATTTGCAGGAAGCCGTTCAACATACGATCGGCAATCTCGAGGAAGCCGAGGATTATTTGGCCGAGCACGCGGAGGAAATCAGCCCCGAAGAGGCCGAATCGATTTCCGACAAAAACGCGCGCCGGCGCAACAGCATCGAGCGGTACCGCAGCGAAATTAAAGACGAAGCGGAAGCCGGAGACGAGTAACGAACGTCCCGAGGGGCGATCGCTCCCCATTTATGCCCGCCCCCAAAAAAAGCCCCCGATCCTCAGCCTGCGCCTGAAACGCGCGGCGGCATGGGATCGGGGCATTTATTTTATGGCATTAACTTTTATCGACGTTAAAATATTTCGCTTCCGGGTGGGCGAACACCATGGCGGAGACGGAAGCTTCCGGCTCCATCATGAACCCTTCCGTCAGCTCGACGCCGATATCCTCCGGCTTCATTAAGGCGAACAGCGGCCCTTGATCTTCCAGGTCGGGACAAGCCGGATAGCCGAACGATACCCGAATGCCCTGGTACCTTGCGCCGAACCGCTGCTTCATCGTCATTTCCGCCGGGTCGGGGAATCCCCACAAGTCGCGGATGATCTGGTGTACGCGTTCCGCAAGCCCCTCCGCCACTTCCAGCGCGGACGCGGAAAGAGCATGGGAGCGCAAGTAATCGCCGCTCTTTTTCCACTCTTCGGCCTGCTCGCGCGCGCCCGGGCCGGCCGTGACGACCATGAAGGCGACCGAATCCATGATGCCGCTCTCGACCGATTTCAAAAAGTCGGACAAACACAGATAGGGCTCCACCGCTTGGCGCGGGAACGTGAACCGGTGCAAAATCCGCGAGCGGTCTTCCGGATCGTAAACGAGGATGTCGTTGCCCTCCGATTGCGCCGGGAAAAACCGGTACATCGCCTGGGGCTTCATCCAGCCTTCCTTTTCCGCATTCAGCAGGATGCCGTCGACCGTTTCCTTCAGTTGAACCGCCTTTTCGTCTCCTTTGGCGAGAAGCTCGTCGACGTTCCCTTTGAGGCCGAGGTGATGTCCCATCAGCATTTGCAGGTTGACGTACGGCAAAATGTGGGACAGCGGATAGTCGCGCAGCACATGCCGGTCGTAGTCCGGCGGCGAGAACACCGGCGCATCCGGCGAAATGTTGGACCGCCGCGCCCGGGTCAACTCCGGCTGCTCTTTTTTCTCCTCGTCCGCAAGCGTCAGCGTCGCCAAAGCGGCTTTATGCTCCTGCACCATTTGCTCGCGTTGTTCCGGATTGCTCAGCTTGTTGGCCAAATCCAGGCCGTCCATCGCGTCTTTGGCGTAAAGCACGATGCCGTCGTACTCGGGGCGATGCGCGTTTTCGTGAATTTCCGCGTCAACGCCGCCCCGCCGACGAGAATCGGCGCGTCGATGCCCGCATTGCGCAAATCCTGCGCGGTGAGCACCATCTGCTGGGCGGACTTGACGAGCAGGCCGGAAAGGCCGATCGCGTCGGGCTTCTCGGCCCGGTAGGCTTCGACCAGCTGCTCCGGCGGCACCTTGATGCCCAGGTTGACGATTTTGTACCCGTTGTTCGAAAGAATGATTTCGACCAGGTTTTTGCCGATATCGTGAACGTCGCCTTTGACCGTGGCGAGCATGATTTTGCCTTTGACGGCGGAATCGGCCTTTTCCATATGCGGCTCGAGATAAGCGACGGACGCCTTCATCACTTCGGCGCTTTGGAGCACTTCCGCCACGATCAGCTCGTTGTTGTTGAACAGCCGTCCGACTT
Coding sequences within it:
- a CDS encoding DEAD/DEAH box helicase, translating into MNPWTGKAATVEEWLDMLRSHPEIMANVTHWHTQPAREARTVPFPERLAPKLEQALRSKGIHELYTHQAAAYRAVREGKHVVTVTPTASGKTLCYNLPVLQHLLADDSVRALYLFPTKALAQDQVAELQELANRMEADIKTHTYDGDTPPTVRQAIRNAGHIVVTNPDMLHSAILPHHTKWVKLFENVKYIVIDELHAYRGVFGSHVANVIRRLKRICKFYGSDPQFLCASATIRNPKEHAERLVGEPVELVDDNGAPSGEKHMVFYNPPVVNRQLGIRRSSVLESQRLAALLLKSGIQTIVFARSRVRVEILLTYLQELVKRELGPKSIRGYRGGYLPKLRREIEHGLRTGEIRGVVSTNALELGIDIGQLQACVLNGYPGSIASTWQQSGRAGRRHTSSVTFLVASSNPLDQYLIQNPDYFLGRPPEEARIHPDNLLILLDHVKCAAYELPFEAGDKFGGEKLTDLLEFLAEEKVLHQTGDRWYWMEQAFPANNISLRSAAQENFVIIDMTEGHKVIGEVDRFSAPTLIHEEAIYLHEGVQYQVEKLDYPEKKAYVRKVDVDYFTDANMAIELKVLQVDLERRSGRLLRQYGEVAVTSRPTIFKKIRMRTHENIGSGPIHLPEENLHTSGYWFSFAEEAEAGLSANDMQMALLGLANVLVHLAPLHLMCDPLDIRVVPQVKALHSKRPTIFFYDRYPGGIGLSQRLYEKHDELLAEAGRLMAGCGCMSGCPACVGPIEEVGLLGKELAQKLLAHAKEGAAT
- the tlp gene encoding small acid-soluble spore protein Tlp — translated: MAKPDDRSDNVEHLQEAVQHTIGNLEEAEDYLAEHAEEISPEEAESISDKNARRRNSIERYRSEIKDEAEAGDE